In Leishmania donovani BPK282A1 complete genome, chromosome 35, the following are encoded in one genomic region:
- a CDS encoding ATP-dependent RNA helicase, putative, whose product MEYINDKKISDTEYQRDGAVEGGDVNTFRDDRPEYSRGGRGRRGGAHRSDNWRSDPSGGGGGNRDDNEEYRGGRGGYRGGRGGGRGRGSYNAWTNRETRDEDNASPAAASAAGDRACASNASTAPAPASAPAPAPAAAPTPASAPVSAPEKAPASLPVETGGFAPPAHERREAVSEPWSREDDRGYGRGGRGGYRSGGRNYDGGFGGRGGRGGRRYYDAEEEGGGGYRRRDYDDGEGEEGGYSRNYDSGYGGGGYRRGGYGGRGGRGGRRYYDDEDDYGEGGDRGGGTGNEDDDYEDGGYDAYRRGGSRWRRGGYGRDYDYDRPRGRGERGGRRDFRSFRNEDDVMEESGGAQGNAWASSPAPTEARTAPQESAPAPATTAGAVALRSAVPDPAKAGEDVTSPAPQQTQSGIRRVTRASHLRRNCHDEAKVMELFEHRHRQTGISLENYDSIPVEMVPRDVKPVEDFADLLVEPALAANIERCGYKKPTPVQRYGIPVALSGSDLMACAQTGSGKTAAFLIPVVQYMLVHGVSPARQRKSYPIALVLAPTRELAVQIFDEVRKLTFNTDIFYDVVYGGTRYPQRFEQDILVACPGRLRDMFNEEYLSFSAIKFLILDEADRMLEMGFEEQIEELVASRYTDMPTVDERQTFMFSATFPQRILNLAKRYLRRKYYLLTVGRVGSTTKNITQTIEHVPDNEKMDRLLQIIYGHEMSDMVLIFVETKKMAEDVNRRLHREGISSTTIHGDRRQQDREAALEDFKQKVTPILVATDVASRGLDIPDVAHVVQFDLPQEMDDYTHRIGRTGRAGNKGIATAFYNRNNRRLALDLHKYFSEHGQEIPKWFQQEAELVEGEALLSRDMGGGGRRRGGGGGGGGGGHRSGGPGGRGGGGGSWGDSRPSAPSGGGRRGGGVDDGGF is encoded by the coding sequence ATGGAATATATCAACGATAAGAAAATTTCCGACACTGAGTATCAACGAGATGGCGCCGTGGAAGGTGGTGATGTAAACACCTTCCGTGACGACCGACCCGAATACTCACGTGGTGGGCGCGGCCGCAGGGGCGGGGCTCACCGATCGGACAACTGGCGCTCTGACCCgtccggcggcggcggcggaaacCGCGACGACAATGAGGAGTACCGTGGCGGACGCGGTGGCTACCGCGGtggtcgcggcggtggtcgcgGTCGTGGCTCCTACAATGCCTGGACAAACCGTGAAACCCGCGACGAGGACAACGCCAgcccggcagcggcatccgcCGCTGGTGACCGCGCCTGTGCCAGCAATGCTTCCACGGCTCCCGCTCCCGCCAgcgctcctgcgcctgctcctgctgctgcgccgaccCCGGCGAGTGCTCCTGTGAGCGCCCCGGAGAAGGCGCCGGCCAGCCTTCCTGTCGAGACTGGTGGTTTCGCCCCTCCTGCGCACGAGAGACGTGAGGCGGTGTCTGAGCCCTGGAGTCGCGAGGATGACCGTGGCTacggccgcggcggacgTGGTGGTTACCGCTCTGGCGGCCGCAACTACGACGGTGGCTtcggcggccgtggtggtCGCGGTGGGCGGCGCTACTACGatgctgaggaggagggcggtggcggctaccgccgccgcgactaTGAtgacggcgagggcgaggagggcggctaCTCTCGCAACTACGACAGCGGCtatggcggtggcggctacCGGCGTGGCGGTtacggcggccgtggtggtcgcggtggccggcgctactacgacgacgaggacgactacggcgagggcggcgaccgtggcggcggcacgggcaacgaggacgacgactACGAGGACGGCGGCTACGATGCCTACCGCCGCGGTGGCTCTCGCTGGCGTCGTGGGGGCTATGGCCGGGACTACGACTATGACCGCCCGCGCGGACGTGGTGAGCGTGGTGGTCGCCGTGACTTCCGCTCCTTCCGCAACGAGGACGACGTCATGGAGGAGTCCGGCGGCGCTCAGGGCAACGCATGGGCCTCTTCGCCTGCGCCGACGGAGgcgcggacggcgccgcaggaaTCTGCCCCGGCTCCGGCGACTACCGCTGGCGCGGTTGCGCTGCGCTCAGCCGTCCCTGATCCTGCGAAGGCTGGAGAAGACGTGACCTCGCCAGCTCCCCAGCAGACACAGTCGGGCATTCGTCGCGTCACACGTGCCTCGCACCTGCGCCGTAATTGCCACGACGAGGCCAAGGTGATGGAGCTCTTtgagcaccgccaccgccagacGGGCATTTCGCTGGAGAACTACGACAGCATTCCGGTCGAGATGGTGCCGCGCGATGTAAAGCCTGTGGAGGACTTCGCCGATCTGCTTGTCGAGCCGGCGCTGGCCGCTAACATCGAGCGCTGCGGCTACAAAAAGCCGACGCCTGTGCAGCGGTACGGTATCCCGGTTGCGCTCTCCGGTAGCGATCTGATGGCGTGTGCGCAGACGGGTTCTGGTAAGACGGCTGCCTTCCTGATCCCCGTTGTGCAGTACATGCTGGTCCACGGTGTGTCgccggcgcgccagcgcaagAGCTACCCCAttgcgctggtgctggcgccgacgcgcgaGCTGGCCGTGCAGATCTTTGACGAGGTTCGAAAGCTCACCTTCAACACGGATATCTTCTACGACGTCGTGTACGGTGGAACCCGCTACCCGCAGCGCTTCGAGCAGGATATCCTGGTCGCCTGCCCTGGTCGTCTGCGCGATATGTTCAACGAGGAGtacctctctttctccgctATCAAGTTTCTCATTCTGGATGAGGCGGACCGTATGCTGGAGATGGGATTCGAGGAGCAGATCGAGGAGCTCGTCGCGTCGCGCTACACCGATATGCCGACCGTCGATGAGCGTCAGACCTTCATGTTCAGTGCCACCTTCCCGCAGCGCATTCTCAACCTCGCCAAGCGCTACCTGCGCCGCAAGTACTACTTGCTTACCGTCGGTCGTGTCGGGTCGACGACAAAGAACATCACCCAGACGATCGAGCACGTGCCGGACAACGAGAAGATGGACCGCCTGCTGCAAATCATCTACGGCCACGAGATGAGCGATATGGTGCTGATCTTTGTGGAGACGAAGAAGATGGCTGAGGACGTAAaccgccgcctgcaccgcgagggcatcagcagcaccacgaTCCACGGCGACCGTCGTCAGCAGGATCGCGAAGCGGCCCTTGAGGACTTTAAACAGAAGGTGACGCCCATCCTGGTCGCGACGGATGTGGCCTCTCGTGGTTTGGACATCCCCGATGTGGCGCACGTTGTGCAGTTTGATCTGCCGCAGGAGATGGACGACTACACGCATCGCATCGGCCGTACCGGCCGCGCCGGTAACAAGGGTATCGCAACTGCTTTTTACAACCGGAACAACCGCCGCCTTGCGCTGGACCTGCACAAGTACTTTTCGGAGCATGGCCAGGAGATTCCCAAGTGGTTTCAGCAAGAGGCGGAGCTCGTGGAgggcgaggcgctgctgtctcGCGACATGGGAGGcggtggtcgtcgtcgtggtggcggtggtggtggtggcggcggtggccaccgTTCCGGCGGTCCGGGCGGccggggcggtggcggtggctcATGGGGTGACAGCCGTCCTTCTGCTCCGTCTGGCGGTGGTCGCCGGGGCGGCGGTGTGGACGACGGTGGCTTCTAA